A single Malaclemys terrapin pileata isolate rMalTer1 chromosome 3, rMalTer1.hap1, whole genome shotgun sequence DNA region contains:
- the LOC128833768 gene encoding uncharacterized protein LOC128833768, with amino-acid sequence MQTVAPGQSPIHAGSMMSCMQFWGVAPTTTPSLSVDTCKRGVSRNRDEEFENEEDEEEEKVEDSTQQASKESLLPSSQELFITLEPIPSQLSQGGLPDHEAGEGTSAPNVSTLPLSSPSQRLAQIRRQKKFSFFFPSRKISEIFSELMQSSCTERAQQNVWRQTMAESRKALNERDERREEHAERRQDAMLSLMREETDMLRCLLTLLQEVELQFEGLPPQRDQNRSVQRKNERPPPKSSD; translated from the exons atgcaaacggtcgctccgggtcagagccccatacatgccggttctatgatgagctgcatgcaattctggggggtgGCCCCTACCACTACCCCGTCACTGTCTGTGGACACATGCAAgaggggagtctcacgcaacagggatgaggagtttgaaaatgaggaagatgaagaggaggagaaggttgaggatagcacacagcaggcaagcaaagaatcccttctccccagcagccaggaattgttcatcaccctggagccaataccctcccaactcTCCCAAGGAGggctcccagaccatgaagctggagaaggcacctctg ctccAAATGTTTCTActctccccctatcatctccgtcccagaggctagcacagattagaaggcaaaaaaaattttcctttttttttccttcccgaAAAATTTCCGAGATTTTCTCAgaactcatgcagtcctcctgcactgaaagagctcagcagaatgtgtggaggcaaacaatggcagagtccaggaaagcgttAAATGAACGCGATGAGAGGAGGGAGGAACACGCTgaaaggaggcaggatgcaatgctgagtcTAATGAGGGAGGAAACTGACATGctcaggtgtctg CTGACGCTCCTTCAAGAGGTAGAACTGCAATTTGAAGGATTGCCACCTCAACGAGATCAAAACAGATCTGTGCAGAGAAAGAATGAACGACCACCGCCAAAAAGCAGCGACTAA